The Salinirubellus salinus genome segment GCCTCGGGCCGCATCGACGACCGGGTGGAGGCGGCGGGCGGCCGCGTCGAACGGGTTCGCCTCGGGGCGCTCCACGAGGGGATCGCCGCGGCCCGCGAGGCTGGCGAGGAGGGGACCGAGGTTGCGTTCGCGGCCGAGCCGTGGAAGCACGTCCACACGCAGTTCGGGCCGTGGATCGACGGCGTCGCGAGCGCCGCCGTGTTCGCGCGACTCGTCGCCGCGTCCGGGCTGGACGGCCTGCGCGAACCGATCGTCGAGCGGCCCTACCGGAAGGTGAGTGTCGAGTGTCCGGACGACGCGAAGGCGGCGGTGATGGCCGACCTCGGCGAGCGTCTCCCCGCCGCGTTCCCCGAGGCGAGCGTGGCGACGGAGTACGGGGTCCGCCTGACGTTCCCGGACGCCTCCTGGGTGCTGGTCAGGCCCTCCGGTACCGAACCGTACGTGCGGGTGTACGCCGAGGCAGACGAGGTGGACGCGCTGGTGAGCTCGACGACGGAGACGGTACGGGCGGCGGTCGAGTCAGCCGACTGACCCAAACGCCCGGAAACCGGTGGCATCGGTGTCTTTATGCCCGAATCGTGTGCAACGGACACCTAGATGCGCCTCAATAGACGGCGGTTCGTCACGGGCATGGGTACAGGGGCTGGAATCGCGCTCGCGGGCTGTGTCGGCGGGCCGCAGGACTCCGGCGGGGACGACACGCCGACGGACGACGGTAACGGCGACGGCGGCGACGACGAGGAGAGCACGCCGACCGCCACGCCGATGGACCCGGTCAACGTCGGGATGGTGTACGCGACCGGTGGCCTCGGCGACGGGTCGTTCAACGACCAGGCGCAGACCGGTATCATCCAGGCCGAGGAGGAACTCGGCATCCAGTACTCCGAGGCCCAGCCCTCGGAGGTCTCGGAGTTCGCCAACCTGCAACAGCAGTTCGCCTCCTCGGAGGACCCCACCTACGAGCTGGTCTCGTGCATCGGGTTCCTGCAGACCTCCGCGCTCGCGCAGAACGCGGCGGACTACCCCGACCAGAACTTCATGATCGTCGACAGCGTCCCGACGACCGAGGACGGCGAGCAGTTCGGCAACGTCGCCTCCTACGTCTTCGCCGAGCAGGAGGGGTCGTACCTCGTCGGCCAGCTCGCGGGCCTGCTGACGACGCAGTCGTTCTCCGCGGGGGCCGGGTCCACGCAGTCCGACTCCACGAACGTGGGGTTCGTCGGCGGCGTCGAGTCACCGCTCATCCGGCGGTTCGAGGCGGGCTACATCGCGGGCGTGCAGGCCGCGAACGACGACGTGGACGTCCAGACGAGCTACGTCGGCGACTTCAACGACCCGGCCGGCGGCCGCGAGGCCGCGCTGGCGATGTACAACTCCGGCGCGGACATCGTCTACCACGCCGCGGGGAACACGGGCACCGGCGTCTTCCAGGCCGCACAGGACCAGAGTCGCTTCGCCATCGGTGTCGACTCCGATCAGTCGCTCACGCGCTCGTCCTACGCGGACGTCATCGTCGCGTCGATGGTCAAGCGCGTCGATACCGCCGTCTTCGAGGGTGTCTCTTCGGTCGTGAACGACGAGTTCGCCGGCGGCACGACGCAGGCGCTCGGTCTCGCAGAGGACGGCGTCGGCATCGTCTACGGCGACCAGATCGGCGGCGACGTCCCGGATGACGTCGTGAGCCAGATCGAGGAGTCCCGGCAGGCCATCGTCGACGGCGACGTCGAGGTCCCGACGGACCCGTCGAACGTCTGAGACGGCCCGACAACTCGAATCGAGTCGACAGGAAAACCCGGCTAAAACACCGATTTTAAGCGTCCACCCCCCGAGCCACGCGTAATGACCGACGCCGTCCACCTCGACGGAATCACCAAGCGGTTCCCCGGGGTCGTGGCGAACGACGACGTGGACCTCCGTGTCGAACGCGGTACGGTCCACGCGCTCCTGGGTGAGAACGGGGCGGGCAAGACCACCCTGATGAACGTGCTCTACGGGCTCTACGAACCGACGAGCGGCCGCGTCCTCGTCGACGAGGTCGAACGGCAGTTCGACTCCCCCCGCGACGCCATCGACGCCGGAGTCGGGATGATACACCAGCACTTCATGCTGGTCGACCCGATGACCGTCGCCGAGAACGTCACACTGGGCAACGAACCGTCGAAGGCCCTCGGCCTCTCCGTCGACCGCGAGGGCGCCCGCGAGCAGGTCCGCGAGCTCTCCGACCGCTACGGCTTCGACGTCGACCCGGACGCCCGCATCGAGGACGTCTCGGTGGGCGTCCAGCAGCGCGTCGAGATCCTGAAGGCGCTCTACCGGGGTGCGGACGTGCTCATCCTCGACGAGCCGACCGCGGTGCTCACTCCGCAGGAGGTCGAGGAGCTGTTCGGCGTCCTCGAGGAGTTGACCGAGCAGGGCAAGACTATCATCTTCATCACGCACAAGTTGGGCGAGGCGATGACCGCCGCGGACGACGTGACCGTGCTCCGCGACGGGAAGAACGTCGGGAGCGTGAAGGCCGACGAGACCACCCGCGAGGAACTGGCCCGGATGATGGTCGGCCGCGAGGTGCTGCTCGAACTCGAGCGCGCCGAGGCGGACCCCGGCGCCGAGGTACTGACCGTGGAGGGGCTGACGGTTCAGGACGAGCGTGGCGTCGTCGCCGTCGACGACGTCTCGCTCACCGTCCGGGCTGGCGAGGTGTTCGGCATCGCCGGCGTCGACGGCAACGGCCAGTCCGAGCTCGTGGAGGCGGTGACGGGCCTCCGGAAGCCGGACGAGGGGCGCGTCACCTTCGACGGGGAGGACGTGACCGACTGGTCGCGCGGCCGCCGCATCCGCGAGGGGATGGCGTTCGTCCCCGAGGACCGACAGGAGCGGGGACTGGTGATGGAGTTCGACCTCGTCGAGAACGGCGTCCTCGGCAGTCAGCACGACGCCCCCTACGCGAAGGGCGGCCGCCTCGACTGGGACGCCATCGAGGGGCACGCCGGCGACGTGGTCGAGGAGTACGACGTCCGTCCGGCGAACGTGCGGGCGAAAGCAGAGGCACTCTCGGGCGGGAACCAGCAGAAGTTCGTCGTCGGCCGGGAGTTCGCCCGCGACCCGTCGCTGCTCGTGGCGATGCACCCCACCCGCGGCGTCGACATCGGCTCGACGGAGTTCATCCGCGAGGAACTGCTCCGACTGCGGTCGGAGGGGGTCGGCGTGCTGCTGGTCTCCTCGAAGTTGGAGGAGGCACAGGGACTGGCCGACCGCCTCGCCGTGATGTACGAGGGCGACCTGATGGCCGTCGTCGACCCGGACGAGGTGACGGAGTCCGACCTCGGCCTGCTGATGGCCGGTGAGTACCCCGACTGGATGGACGAGCGGTCGCCACCCGACGTCGGACCGGACGCCGTCTCGGAGACCGGTGCGGAGCGCGGGGTCGCGACCGATGGGGAGGGCGGTCGATGAGCGGGGACGACTCGACCGTCGACGACCTCCGGACGCGGGTGCGAGCGGGACTGATCCGGCTCGGGCAGGCGTCGGCCACCGAACGCATCGCGCTCTCGCTCGCCGCGCTCGCGCTCTCCATCGCCGTCGGGACGCTGCTCATCCTCGTCGCCGGTCGGGCCACCACGTGTCAGACCGCGGCGTTCACGCTGACCCACCCGACTCCGTTCGGCCTCCCGCGGCTGTTCTCGATGGGGTTCTGTTTCGATCCGGTGCAGGTGTTCGACCGGCTGTTCCTCGGTGCGCTCGGCGATCCGATACAGGAGGACTGGCAGCTGCTGACCGTCGGCTTCGACCCGTTCGTGTTCTACTTCGACCTGAACCCGTTCGCGGCGGACTACTCGCCGCTGAACGCGCAGATGGCGGTCACGCTCCGCCAGACGACCGTGCTCGTGTTCACTGGGCTCTCGGTCGCCATCGCGTTCAAGGCCGGCATCTTCAACATCGGGTCGCAGGGCCAGCTCGTCGTCGGGGGCCTCGCAACCGCGGTCACCCTGCTCGCCGCGGAGGGCGCTGTGACCGGCGCGCTCGGGCAGGGGCTGGGTGCCGTGCTCGTCCTGGTCCCGCTCGGCGTGCTCGTGGGTGCGCTGGTCGGGGGGTTCTACGGCGCCATCCCCGGCGCACTGAAGGCCTACGCCGAGGCGAACGAGGTCATCACGACCATCATGCTAAACTTCGTCGCCACGGGCGTCGTCTTCTTCCTCGTCTCGAACTACTTCCGCAACCCCGATTCGCAGGCCGTCGAGACCGCGCCGCTCGGGTCGGCCTCGACGTTCCCGCCGCTGCTGTTCGAGGCGCGCGACGACTTCTCGCTCGTCGCGCTCCTGTTCGGCGTCGCGCTGATGGGGGCGCTCTACTACCTGCTCGAGTACACCTCGTTCGGCTACGATGTCCGGACATCGGGCATCCAGCCCGAGGCCGCGGAGTACGGCGGCGTCGACGCCAAGCGGACCATCGTCTCCAGCATGACCATCTCGGGCGCGCTCGCCGGTATCGGCGGTGCCGTCTACGTGATGATGATCCTCGGCAAGTACCAGACCGGCGTGCCCGCGTTCGGGTTCGACGGCATCACCGTCTCCATCCTCGCGGGTAACAACCCGCTGGGCGTCGGCTTCGCCGCGTTCCTCTTCGGGACACTGAAATCCGGGTCGACGGTGGTCCAGTTCGCCACCGACGTCCCGCCACAGCTCGTGGCAGTCCTGCGTGGCCTCATCATCCTATTCGTGGCGATGCCGGAGTTCTTCCGGATGATCGGCCGGCGGCTCGCGTCCGTCGGCGGCCGTCGACAGGACTCGGGAGTGGCCGTCGCGACAGACGGGAGCGGCGTGACAGCCGGGGGCGAGCCGGGCGGGCCCGGAGGTGAGGCCGATGAGTAACGTCGACGCCGACACCCTCCGCGAGCGGGTCGTGGACGGCCTGACCGGGATGGACCGCCGTCGCGCCATCGGCGTGACCGTCGGTGCCGCGGTGTTCGTCGCGCTCGTCCTGCTCGGCTTGCTCGCGCCAGACACCATCGCGGGCGACATCCTGGACATCGTCCTGACGGAGTCGGCGTGGGGCGCGGCCCTCCGCCTCTCCGCACCCATCGCGCTGGCCGCGCTCGGCGGTATCTACGCCGAGAAGAGCGGCGTCATCAACATCGGGCTGGAGGGACTGCTCATCATCTCGGCGTTCACCGCGGTCTGGATCACGGACGTCGTCGCCACCGGGACGGACCTTGGCGGCCTGAGCGTCCTGTTCGGCTTCTTCGCTGGCGTCGTCGCCAGCGCGCTGCTCTCGCTCGTGTTCGCGGTGGTCTGCATCGAGTTCCGTGCGGACCAGATCATCGCCGGCCTCGCCATCTGGCTGGTGGCGCTCGGCCTCGCGCCGTTCGCGTCCCAGCTGTTCTACGGCGGCCCCAACACCTCCTCGGTGGGGACGGTGCCGACGCTCCCGGACGTGCTCGGCTTCCTGCCCCGCGGGAGCGAACTCCCACAGTGGGTGAACCCGCCGGCACTCGGCGTCGGTCCCCTCGACACGCTACTCGACGTCGTGCTGTTCGTGCTCACGCGCCCGCTCCTGTTCGCCGCCGACGTGCTCCTGTCGTCGTCGCTCTCCGTCTACCTCATGTTCGCGATGGTCGTGCTGTCGTGGTACGGCCTGTTCCGCACCCGGTTCGGTCGCTGGGTCCGGGCCAGTGGGGAGAACCCGCGCGCGCTCGACACCGCCGGCGTCGACGTCTCGCGGGTGCGCTACGCGGCCGTCCTCGTCTCCGGGGTCCTCTCGGGGATGGGCGGGGCCGCGCTCTCGCTCGGCCTCGGGCAGTTCACCGGCAACGGCCCGACGATGGTCAACGGCAAGGGGTTCATCGCCATCGTCGCGTACCTGTTCGGGAACTACAACCCGGTCGGCGCGTTCCTCTCGACCTTCCTGTTCGCCGGACTCGACGCCCTGCAGTTGACGCTGCAGACTCGCGGGACAGGCATCCCGGACTCGCTAGTGCGCATCATCCCGTTCGTCACGGTCATCGTGGTGCTGGCGCTCGTCGGGAAGACCCGCATCCCGGAGGCCGCGGGCGAGCACTACGAGTCCGGCGAGGAGTGAGTCGCCCAGCGTAGCGAGGCGACTGGACCGCGGGCGGGCGAAGCCCGCGATACGTGCCCGACCGTGGCGGGTGAGGACTGGTCGGGACAGCTATTTGCCGGCCGTCGGCGAACCGCCGGCATGGACCACTCCGCCGACGAACTCGTCGCCGCGGCCCGCGAGGCACTCGCGAATGCCTACGTCCCCTACTCGGAGTACGAGGTGGGTGCGGCCCTCCTCGCCGGGGACGGCACCGTCTACACGGGGGCGAACATCGAGAACGCGAACTACTCGAACAGCCTCCACGCGGAGGAGGTGGCCGTCTCGCGGGCGTGGATGGACGGCGCCCGCGAGTTCGTCGCCATCGCCGTCTCCTCGGGCGTCAGGGACGGCGTCACCCCGTGTGGGATGTGCCGCCAGACGCTCGCCGAACTCTGCCCCGGCGACATGCCCGTCTACTGCGACGAGGGCGAGTCGGTGACCGAGTACAGCCTCGGTGAACTCATCCCGGCTACCATCTCGCGGGAGACGCTCGGGAAGTGAGCGGTCGGCGGCGGGAGTCGCGGACGACGCGACGGCGGGGTTTTTCCCCGACCACGACGCACTCCCGCCATGGACTCCGAGGACCCGAACGACGAGGTACAGTACCACCTCGGGGTGGGCCCGAACGACGTGGCCGGTCCCGTGCTGTTGCCGGGCGACCCGGAGCGCGTCCCCAAGATCGCCGAGGCGTGGGACGACAGCGAGCAGGTCGCCAGTCACCGCGAGTACCGGACGATGCGTGGTACCTACGAGGGCGCCCCCCTGACCTGCACGTCGACGGGGATCGGCTCGCCGTCGGCGGCCATCGCCGTCGAGGAACTCGCCCGCGTCGGGGCGGACACCTTCCTCCGGGTCGGCTCCTGTGGAGTCATCCAGCCCGGCATCGACGTGGGTGACCTCGTCATCACCACCGGCGCCGTGCGACAGGAGGGGACCAGCGGCGAGTACGTCCGCGAGGACTACCCCGCGGCCGCGAGTCACGAGGTCGTGAGCGCGCTCGTCGCCGCCGCCGAGGAACTCGGCTACGACTACCACCTCGGGGTCACCTGCTCGACCGACTCGTTCTACGCGGGCCAGTCCCGACCGGGCTTCGGCGGGTACCAGCGCCCCGACAGCGAGGCACGCATCGCCGAGTTACGGGAGGCGGGCGTGGTCAACTTCGAGATGGAGACGGCCGCCATCTGCACGCTCGCGGGGCTCTACGACCTCCGCGCGGGCGCGGTGTGTACGGTCTACGCGAACCGCGAGACGGGCGAGTTCGAACCGACGGGCGAGCGTCGCGCCGGGAGGTGTGCGAGTCGCGCGAGCGCCATCCTCGCGGAGATGGACGCCGAGGTGGAGGAGAGTGGCGCGAAGGCGTGGCACGCGGGACTCTCGCTGGATCGGTAACGCACCTCGGGAACGCACGTTTCGGCGCGGGACGAACCCCCGGCGTGACCGAGCGTCTCTACACCGACCACCCCGACATCTACGACGCCATCCAGTCGGAGTCGGACTACGACCGAGACGCGGCGTTCGTCGAGCGGGCGTGCGACCGGCACGGGACCGACGGCCGACGGGAGCCGATTCGTCCGCGTCGCCCACCACGTCCCGACCGGGGACGGCCGACTCGACTGCCGGTCGGTGACGTTCCCGCCCGACGGGGAGTGCCTCGTCTCCTCGCGACGGATGACGCCGTTCGACGACGAAGACGGCCCGGCTCTCGGTCGTCGTCGACGGCGCGACGGTGTACGACGGCGGCGACGTCGCGGGCGACGGCGTGACCACCACCGGCTGGGTCGGCGACGAGATACGCGCCGGCGACGCCCTCGCGGTAACGAGTGCCGGCTGGGTCGCCGGCGAGGAGTTCGCCGTCTACTACGAGTGGGACGGCAAGTCGTTCGTCCTGACCGGGGACTGAAAGCGGAGACAGCGGGGCCCGGTACGCCAGTTACTCGACGTCGATTCGGAGCGCCTGCGGTCGCCCCTCGCCAATGATGGGGAGCGTGACCTCGAGGACGTCGTCCTCGTACGTCGCGGTGATGCCGTCCGGGTCGATCTCCTTCGGGAAGGAGAGCCGTCGGGTGACGACACGTCGGCGGTCGTCCGTGTTCACCTCGGCCGCGATGTTGAGGTGGCCTTCGGTCCAGTCGACGTCGATGGCCTCGCGCTCGGCCTCGGGGAGTTCGGCGACGACGACGTAGGTGTCGTCTTCGCGGTACAGTTCCACCTCGTGTTGGGGGTGGTGAGTCGTCATGGAGTAGTCACCGGGGAGAGGTACGCAGACGGGGGTGAAACCGGGCCACCGTGTGTCCCGCGAGTTGGGAATCGGCGGAAGGGGGAGTGTGGGTCGACGACGCGACCGATGCCCTCGTATCGACCAGCCACGGTGCGAACGAGAACGACGGGCAGCGTACGAAGAGGCAGCTCTGTCGAAACCCCCTGGTGCCAGACACGGATGGCGTGCTGAACAGAGAGGGTGAGTTCAGCACACCAGCTTCGCGTGTTTCAGCTAGTCCTCATCGAATCAAGTGCTGGGCGTGTGTCCGGGACAACTACTCGATTTCTAGCTTACCACCTCCGCCACCCCTCTCACCGTCGTTCTCGTCCCACTCGATCTCGAATTCGATACTTCGCTCAGTCATGTTGCCAGCCGGGCCTTCGCGCTCAGCTTTGACTTCGAATGTCGGTCGGGCAGGGGGATTCAGCGTCACAGACTCGGAGCCTGCTTTCAGGGTGATCGCATCTCCACGTTCGAGATTATCCGCGACTTTTCGAAGGTACGCTGCGATCTCTTCTCGACTCTGGTCGCTCTCTGATTTGAACAGGACTTCTTCAGGCATACAGGAGATAGTACACGGCCTGCATCAATAAATGCGGCAGTCCAACTGACCGATTTGATTGAATAGGCAGATATTCTGTGCGAGATGCGTGCCCTGTATTCAGCACGACTGCTGAAACCTATCACGGTCAGAGCGCTTCAACGGAGCCGAAGAGACACGGACCGAGTTTGAAGTGGTACCGTCGCGGTGACGGTGCTCTACCACCAGCACACCCACCCGCCGCGAGCGCTAGAGCGGTGCCTTTTTCATGAACGTTTTTTGCGCGAGCGGGTCGGTTCGCCGACCCCGAGCGCAAAAAGGTTCTACTGGAACGTCCGGGACACGTCCCGGTCGTCGTAGGTCTCGCTCTCGTGCTGTTCGAACCGGCGCTCGATCTCCTCGTAGCGCTGGCGGGTCTCGTCGGTCACGGAGGGGTTGACCTCCTCCAGTGCCTGCTCGAAGTGCTCCCGCGTGATGCGGACGTTGCCGACGCTGGAACCGATGTCCTCGGGGTCGACGCTCGTGATGAGTTCGCGCGAGGCGTTCATCGCGGCCTCGCGGCAGACGGCCTCGATGTCGGCGCCGACGTAGCCCTCCATGTCGGTGGCGAGGTCGTCGAGGTCGATGTCGTCGGCCAGCGGCTTCTCGCGGGTGTGGACCTCGAGGATGGCACGCCGGGCGTCCTCGTCCGGGACGGGGACGTGGACGTGACGGTCCAGCCGGCCCGGTCGCAGGAGTGCGGCGTCGATGAGGTCCGGGCGGTTCGTCGTGGCGATGACGACGACGTCCTCCAGCTCCTCCAGGCCGTCGAGTTCCGTCAGGAGCTGTGAGACGACGCGCTCGCCGACGCCCGAGTCGCCCATGCGCTGGCCGCGCTCGCCCGCGATGGAGTCGATCTCGTCGAAGAAGATGACGGTAGGCGCGTTGGCACGGGCCTTCTCGAACACCTCACGGACGCCCTTCTCGGACTCACCGACGTACTTGTTCAGCAGTTCGGGCCCCTTGATGGAGATGAAGTTCGACTGGGCCTCGTTGGCGACGGCCTTCGCGAGCAGGGTCTTCCCGGTGCCCGGCGGGCCGTAGAGCAGGACGCCGCGTGCGGCGGCCATGTCCAGTTGCTCGAACACTTCGGGGTACTCGAGCGGCCACTGGATGGTCTCGCGGAGCCGCTCCTTGGTCGATTCGAGGCCGCCGACCTGCTCCCAGGTGACGTCCGGCACCTCGACGAACACCTCGCGGAGCGCCGAGGGCGTGATGCCCTTCAGCGCCTCCTTGAAGTCTGTCTCGGTGACGGTCATCGACTCGAGTACGTCGGCGTCGATCTGGTCCTGTTCGAGGTCGAGCTGCGGGCGGATGCGCCGCAGCGAGTTCATCGCGCCCTCCTTCGCCAGCGACTCGAGGTCCGCACCCACGAACCCGTGGGTGGACTCGGCGTACTGCTGGAGGTTCACGTCGTCGGCCAGCGGCATCCCGCGGGTGTGGACCTGGAGGATCTCGAGGCGGCCGTCGGCGTCCGGGACGCCGATCTCTATCTCGCGGTCGAAGCGGCCACCACGTCGCAGCGCGGGGTCGAGCGCGTCGAGGCGGTTCGTCGCGCCGATGACGACCACGTCGCTGCGCTCGTCCATGCCGTCCATCAGCGAGAGCAACTGGGCGACGACGCGGCGTTCGACGTCACCGCTCGTCTCGCCACGTTTCGGGGCGATGGAGTCGATCTCGTCGATGAAGACGATGGCCGGGGCGTTCTCCTCGGCCTCCTCGAACACCTCGCGGAGCTGTTCCTCGCTCTCGCCGTAGTACTTCGACATGATCTCCGGGCCGGAGATGTCCGTGAAGTACGCGTCTATCTCGTTGGCGACGGCCTTCGCCATCAGGGTCTTCCCGGTGCCCGGCGGGCCGTGCAGGAGCACCCCCTTCGGCGGCTCGATGCCGAGCTGCTGGAACAGTTCGGGGTGGCGCATCGGGAGTTCGATCATCTCCCGGACCTTGTCGAGTTCGTCGTCCAGCCCACCGATGTCCTCGTAGGCGACGGACGGTCCCTCGCCAGTGGCCGGACGGCCACCCGTGATCTGCTCGGCGGGCTTCTCGCTGACCTCGACCTCCGTCCCGTCGGTGACGACGACGGTGCCCTGCGGGTTGGTGTTGGCTATCTTGAGCGGAATCTGCTGGCCACTCATCGAGGAGAGCGGGCCGAGACCGAGCGAGAACGGCACCTGCTGGCCCTTCGTGACGGCCTGCCCGCTCAGTTTGTCACGGATGTGGGGACCGACGTTCCCGCGGATGCGGAGGTTCTGCGGGAGCGCGACGGTGATGGACTTCGCGGGCTTGACGTCGGCGGCCTCGACCTCCACCTTGTCGTCGATGCCGACGTTGGCCTCCTGTCGGAGCCGACCGTCGACGCGGACGACGCCCGCGCCCTCGTCCTCGGGGTAGCCGGGCCAGACGCGGGCCACCGCACGGCCTCCGCTGCGCCCGTCGATGACGATGTAGTCACCGTTCTCCAGTTCCATCTCGCGCATCGCGGCGCGGTCTATCGCGGCCAGTCCACGGCCGGCGTCTTTCTGTTTCAGGGGTTTGACGGTGAGTTTCATGCGTCTACCTCGACGTCGACGTCCGTGTCGCCGTCCTCCGGTACCTCGACCGTGAGGACGCCGTTGTTGATAGAGGCTCTGGCGCCCGCGGGGACCTCGAACTCGTACTGGTCGTCGCCCGCGACGACGATGACCGTCCCGTCGACCACGTCGACGGTGGCCTCACCGGGGCCGAAGTCCGCGGCCAGCACCGTCCCGTCCGCGTAGTCGTAGCGCCGGCCGAACACCGACCCGTCGACGAACCGCTGTTGGTCGTTCATACTAACCCCAAGTTAGGCGTTTGAGTATTTGAACCTTTCGTCGACAAATCGCCCGACGTGAACGGGGTGCCAGAATCAACGGTGTGATTGCGGTTCAGGCCGTCGGGGACCGCGGGCCGGCCCCGGATTGCCGGCCGAAGCGTCACCCGAAGCGGTATCCCGGCGGGGGTGGAGGTGGGGGTATGGAGACGGTCACACACGACGAACGGGAGACGGCGTACCGACGAGTTGGCGACCCCGAGGTCCTGTACGTCCACGGCAGCGGGGCCAGTCACAACGTCTGGGCGAACCAGTACGGCCGGGGGCGGGCCTCGGTGGCGCTCGATCTGAGCGGGCACGGCCGGAGCGAGGACGTGGACACGCCGTCCGGGATGGAGACGATGGACGCCTACGCCGACGACGTGGTCGCCGTCGCCGAGCGGACGGGCGCGGACGTGCTCTGCGGGAACTCACTGGGCGGCGCCGTCGCCCAGCACGTCGCGCTGGAGCGTGACCTCGACCTGTCGGGACTGGTCCTCGTCGGGACGGGACCGACCCTCGCGGTGGACGAGGGGCTCGACTCGCTGCTGGCCAGCGAGTTCGAGAAGGCTATCGACGTGCTCCACCGGCCGGACCTCCTGTTCCACGACCCGGACCCCGAGGACGTCGAACGGTCGAAGGAGGCGATGCGCGAGTGTGGACAGGCGGTCACGCTCCGCGACTTCCGGAGCTGTGACACCTTCGACAGCCGTGACCGGCTGGGCGAGGTGGACGTGCCGACGCTCGTCGTCCACGGCGAACACGACGGGATGACGCCGCCGGAACTGCACGCGGAGCTGGCCGACGGGATCCCGGACGCGACGCTCGTGGAGATCGCCGACGCGGCACACCTCCCGTTCGTCGAGCGGCCCACGGCGTTCGACGACGCCGTCGACGCGTTCCTCGACGGCCGCTGAACCGCCGAGCGGCGCCCGCGGCTCCAGCACGTCGACCCGGTAGTCGTGGCGCTCGCGGCGTCGCTCGACGGCCTGGTCGTCCACCCCGAGGACGCCATCGACGCAGGCGGTGTCGTGCTCCAGCAGGGGACGACGGAGTCGTTCGTCAGCCGCCTCGGGCGTCGGCGGGCGACGGTCGGGACGGGGGAGCCGGACCTCCGTTCTGGACGGCTCGGTCGGCCCGTGTCACCACGGTGATATCGCGGCATCGGGCCGGAACGTCCCTCATCTCGAATAGCCGGAGATAGCCGGACATCACCGGGCTTTTATTATTCAGTGGCCGTCAGGTACGAATCCATGTCCCCACCCGAGGCGCGCATCGTCGGCCCGGCGGGCGAGGCGGCGATAGCCGCCGCCGAAGAGTGCCTCGGCGGCCGCCTCCGGACGGTCGTCGTCTACGACGAGGCCGACTACGAGGTCAGGTACGTCTCGGACGTGGTGCGTGCTCAGCTCGGCGAGGCGGGAGTCCGTGAGACGGCAGCCCAGCTCCACGGCTACGTCCACCTGGACTTCGTCGAGCGTGACCTCTTCGCTGACCTGACGCCGACGGCCGGCGACGTGCGGACCACCATCACCCGGCTCGACCGGGTCACGTTCGTCCGGTACCTCGTCGAGGACGCCGGCGTGTTCCTCTCGGTCGCTCCCGACGCCGACCTGACTGCGCTCTGCGCGGCGATGGACGAAGCGGTGGAAGGAGCGCGCGATGACACTGGAGACGCCTAACGCCACGCTTATCGACGGCCCGGCCGGAGTCTGCCTGTGCCGACACGCGTAGAGTCCACCGACCCGGACGGGGTCGACTTCGGCTGGGTGATGCAGACCACGTTCGTCCTGACCGTCACCGTCGGGGCCGTCGTCGTCACGGCGGTCGCCGTGTTCTGGGGCGTCG includes the following:
- a CDS encoding CDC48 family AAA ATPase yields the protein MKLTVKPLKQKDAGRGLAAIDRAAMREMELENGDYIVIDGRSGGRAVARVWPGYPEDEGAGVVRVDGRLRQEANVGIDDKVEVEAADVKPAKSITVALPQNLRIRGNVGPHIRDKLSGQAVTKGQQVPFSLGLGPLSSMSGQQIPLKIANTNPQGTVVVTDGTEVEVSEKPAEQITGGRPATGEGPSVAYEDIGGLDDELDKVREMIELPMRHPELFQQLGIEPPKGVLLHGPPGTGKTLMAKAVANEIDAYFTDISGPEIMSKYYGESEEQLREVFEEAEENAPAIVFIDEIDSIAPKRGETSGDVERRVVAQLLSLMDGMDERSDVVVIGATNRLDALDPALRRGGRFDREIEIGVPDADGRLEILQVHTRGMPLADDVNLQQYAESTHGFVGADLESLAKEGAMNSLRRIRPQLDLEQDQIDADVLESMTVTETDFKEALKGITPSALREVFVEVPDVTWEQVGGLESTKERLRETIQWPLEYPEVFEQLDMAAARGVLLYGPPGTGKTLLAKAVANEAQSNFISIKGPELLNKYVGESEKGVREVFEKARANAPTVIFFDEIDSIAGERGQRMGDSGVGERVVSQLLTELDGLEELEDVVVIATTNRPDLIDAALLRPGRLDRHVHVPVPDEDARRAILEVHTREKPLADDIDLDDLATDMEGYVGADIEAVCREAAMNASRELITSVDPEDIGSSVGNVRITREHFEQALEEVNPSVTDETRQRYEEIERRFEQHESETYDDRDVSRTFQ
- a CDS encoding alpha/beta fold hydrolase, which translates into the protein METVTHDERETAYRRVGDPEVLYVHGSGASHNVWANQYGRGRASVALDLSGHGRSEDVDTPSGMETMDAYADDVVAVAERTGADVLCGNSLGGAVAQHVALERDLDLSGLVLVGTGPTLAVDEGLDSLLASEFEKAIDVLHRPDLLFHDPDPEDVERSKEAMRECGQAVTLRDFRSCDTFDSRDRLGEVDVPTLVVHGEHDGMTPPELHAELADGIPDATLVEIADAAHLPFVERPTAFDDAVDAFLDGR
- a CDS encoding HSP20 family small heat-shock protein yields the protein MNDQQRFVDGSVFGRRYDYADGTVLAADFGPGEATVDVVDGTVIVVAGDDQYEFEVPAGARASINNGVLTVEVPEDGDTDVDVEVDA
- a CDS encoding Hsp20/alpha crystallin family protein translates to MTTHHPQHEVELYREDDTYVVVAELPEAEREAIDVDWTEGHLNIAAEVNTDDRRRVVTRRLSFPKEIDPDGITATYEDDVLEVTLPIIGEGRPQALRIDVE
- a CDS encoding amphi-Trp domain-containing protein; its protein translation is MPEEVLFKSESDQSREEIAAYLRKVADNLERGDAITLKAGSESVTLNPPARPTFEVKAEREGPAGNMTERSIEFEIEWDENDGERGGGGGKLEIE